The Microtus ochrogaster isolate Prairie Vole_2 unplaced genomic scaffold, MicOch1.0 UNK1357, whole genome shotgun sequence sequence ACCTTAGATCTATAAACTGGACATTTCTATGGTTACTTTCTTTCTTAGGTTGTATAAAattcaagttgacaataaataaacaaaattgatgCACTCTCTCATTGATTAacttgaaaataacaaaacacaaaagctataacaaatatttctcaaaatgCCAAGGTCAATACTGAGCCCTTGGTTCTTTTTGTTGCTCATTTCAAATACACGGCCTGGCATGGAGGCGTCTGTCCTCTGCTGGGAATATCAGCAGAAGCCATAAATCCAGAGatctaaataacaacaacaaagaaaaggaaagcaagcgtggtttctttcctattttaataAGGGCGGGTTTTCCTTTGGAAGCAATGGCCTCAGAGATTGTGTTGGTGGTGTCTGAAGGGGACAATAAGATTTCCTCCCATTGTCCAAGTTCATCTGTGACAGAGGTGCTGGCAGCCCTTCTGTTACTCAAGACAGCATGGAGTGCAGGGGACAGGGTGGTGCCGCAATGCAACCCTCGAGCCCGTGTTAGACCAAACACTGGAGGGATCTACTGAGTATGATGCCCTTATGACATCTGCAGATGTATGGCTACCTGGGATGTCATCTCATGGTGGCTCACCCCAATCCAGGTCGAGGATAATGTCCTGGGTTGATTTGAGAGAGAGCTTTGTATGTGAACCCAGGGCTGTGCCATGCTGACAATAAAACCACCAGAGTGGCACTGGACATAATAGATGTATCCTGAATTTGTTCATTTGGGCACACCTCTGGCATGTCTGAGCTGCCTGTTTTCCTGTGAATTTATAGCTCGTGGGGGATACTCACATATTCATCCAGAATAAGGTAGGAGTCTTTCATCTGCAGAGGAAAACAGAATCAAACTTTAGTTTTCATCCAACATAGACTGTTTACCTTTTATGCCCTATTGGCTGTCCttcctttggtgtgtgtgtgcgcatgtgcatgcacacgctcACGGCAGCGGCCCTTAGCAGGGGAGGGTCTGCAGGGGCCCGTCCATCCAGTCATTCTGGATTTTTCTGACTCAGACCAAAAGAATTTTACCCTGAAGGCTGCTTTAAGCAGCCCAGCTTTCCCACCCCTCCAGCCGGTTCCAGGATTGCTGTCTTCATCTCTCAGTTGCCATCACAGTGACTACTATTCAAGGAATCTCCATAGTTTTTAATGTCCAAGTGAGGCTCTTGGCGGAGGACATTGTTTCTGAAGCTCCTAATGTCGCTGTGACCTGATGTGGGACAGTTTTGTGTTCTCGGGTGTACTGGACACTGCTGTTACTCTCTGTAGGGAGATTCCGacactctttcctccctctaataAGAGCTAGGcagtaaattttatttctctcgtttcttcccacttccctccctccttcctcactttccttcctttcctcttcccttcttctttctctcttcctcctcctctatgCCCCACCTGCCTTTTTGACAAGGCATcaggtagcctaggctgacctcaaactcactacatggCCAAGGGCGTCCCTGCGTTTTGGGTTCTCCTGCTGCGACCTCTTGAATGCTAGATTATAAACTTGCAGTGAGTGTTTTAAGCTATGCTGGGGAATCGAACCCAGAGCTTGCAGCATGCTAGGTAGGCATTCTCCCAAGTCAGACACGTTTTTAGAGCAGTTAATATTCcgtgcacacacaacacagtcTGTGCCCTTGTTAATCAGCTCTGCACCACACTGTAGAagccacctccaccatcaccatcaaaacaaaaaaaaaaccaaattttggagcaaataaattcataaaagaatGGAGTGCAACTCTACTGCCTGGTAATTTTAGATATAGACTCTCAAAATTGGAAAACcatttcttctacattttatccagcttttaaaataatcactagAGAAGGTGTAAGGGACAGTCGTAATGATGCTAACACCAACATGGAGGTACTCACATATTCCTTCAGAGTGTGAGCTCTACCCACATGTTTCCCAAACATGtagctattttgtgtgtgtgtgtattttatagtagagttataaatatatgtattcatttaattaatttgtgAGGGGGCCTAGTCAAACCCATtcttagccaaaaaaaaaaaaaagtatcgtTGAAGAACCCCAGTCCCAGGTAACCATAGTAGACCTCCATCTCCTTGACTCTAGGACTGATTgcactcctcccctttctccttccagaaCATCTAGAATAACAAGATGGCAAACTGCAAAGCTCTCTGCAGTGCAGTTATGTGGTAGTAAACATGGCAGCTTTTGCTGCCTACAAACCTTCTGGTTAGATTCCGGCACCAAACAGGACACTTCTTGGTGACGCTCTAAGAATGCTTCAAATTCTTCATTGCTTATAAGAAATCGTTCTGCTTCCCTCAGGGCAGCTTCTCCAGAGTTCTCACCCTCAATTAGGAGGCACTGGAAGACCTGGGAGATGATAAAGCATCTGTTAGACCAGGAGCCTCACACAGCCATTCACTCCAAGCCTGCGGGGAGCAGACCCTACCCAGTTCAGTACTAGCAAGCTCAGAATACAATTGATAGTCACCACCAAGTCTGTGAGCACTTAGCCTATGAGGATCCGAGCCACGAGGGAATGGAGCTAACGAAGTTCAGACGCTTTCCCTTGGAGCATTGCTAATTTCGGTCAAGAGCCCACAGATAGCAGAGGTTTTGAAGAAGAAGCAGGGACTGACCCTTAACACTGAGAGCCAGTGTCTTCAAATGACGAATCAGGAAATCGGAGTAGAAGAGAGGAGAATGTAAGGAAAGGCCACCGGAAAAGAGGAATCAGGGCGAGGAAGGAAGATGTACAGATGAGTCCTAAGAATAAGAGAGTGAAGGGAGAATAGTGACGGGCAGTAAGGGTAGCACTgaggtaaaagagagagagaagatgagcagcCTGGCAGGTGACTGGAGGGACAGGTCTTTGGTTGGTGCACCCCTCTTTCcgaggtctctgcctctctttgtcCTGACTCCACCATTCAGCTTTCTTTAGCTGTTTTCCATTTATCCTGTGACTGAGGGTGTCATTGACGTTAAATTTCAACAcatttattgttttagaaaaatctttaaagtatatagCATTTTTAGCTTATTTCTAACCTATTTCCAAATATTACAGTACagtcagtggaaaaaaaaattcttatccTTATTCCCCTACTGTCTTGGCTCAGTTGGCATCTAAAGAAGATCCAAGGTTGCCCCGGAATGACAGCTTTCCTTGGGTGAGCACGACTCTGGCCTAGCTTAGGCCTTCTCGCCTGGGCCAGCCCCATATGTGGAAATTCTTTCCTGCTTTCGAAACCCAGTCAAATGTAGCTTCTTCCACGATGTCTTGCCATTCAGCTCGGTGTGCCCCACCTTGCCAAGTCCTCCATATGTAAGTGTCAGGGAACTTGCACCCTCCGTGTTCTAGTCCTTCACAAAATTTCAATTTCCAAATCCCATTTTTCAATTTGTCTACTCTGTCTCCAGGCACGGATCCAAAGGAATTACAATGAGGATAACCATGTGGCTTGTTAAAAATACAAGCACACCCCAGCTCTCCCAACCAGGCCCGCCCTTATTGGACAACAGTGGATGCATGAAGGGGTCCAAGAAGCTGCTTTCTAAGCAGTCCCCTTGGTGGGCTCTGAGTAGTCAGGGGACAGAAAATGTGAATTTCCCGTTTATGGTGGGTCCTGTCTCTAATAGGCAGGCTTGTATCTCTGTGAGCCTGGGACTTCCAGTGACTGCCATCTGGGACAGTTCTAAGGAGTGCGTTTTGGAATAAAAGCTAACATTGCTCTATAGATTTCCCCTGTGACCAAGTAATTCAATGCAAACTCAAGAGCATCGGGATTTATGAAGATCATCTAGCCCATGCACATGCAAACCTGGAGTAGGAATTTCCTTGAGGCCCAGCATGGCCTTTACTCTCAGAATAATCCTGAAGAAAATCATTTAGAGATTTTGGAAACAGACAcgaaacacacaacaacaaagaTGTAAACTTAACAGAGCCCAGAGTTAAAGTCCCGGCTAGAAAGTTCCAGAGTCCCCAGGGTCCCTAACTTGAGTTTCTCCTAGCAAAGCCTCCCTTGCGTGTTTTGTGGATTAAAGTCAAGCAGGCGGCAGTGTGGATTTACCTTCCAGCGGACAGGGTTCAGGGCCTTGATGTGTTCGTTCATGTCTTCATCCACATTGAAGCGATTGATGACAGAGTTGATCTTGAAAGCCACCTTGTAGTCCCTGCACCATTTCCTCAGTTTTTGAAGGTTTTCCACGTGGTTCTTTTTCCCCTGACCCCGGCCAATGAGAACATTAATGTCCTCATTGAAGCTGTCACAGGAGATGGCAAGAATGTCCAGATAGTcacctgcagaaaaaaaaatgatgatgagagtaataataataacaacaacaagaataataataatctgcTCCCTGAGCCCTCGAATCCATTTGTATCTCTTTACAGTAAAGTGCACCATCTTCGCAGCTGTGTTTTAAAGACTTTCCTGattctctgttctctgtcctaGACTCAGGAAAGTCGGAGAGATGTGAATTATGCAGGGTATGTATATATGCGatcaataaaatacatacatgcataatgaAATCACAGAGCTACTTAATATGATCAATTTTATACTGCATCCATGCAGGTGCCTGAATCATCATTAGCACCATTTAATACGATTTTTCTCTTGTGTTGTCATAGAGACGCACAAATCATGAAGCCTGTTTCTATTAATTATGAAGGATTGTAGGCTTGCTTTGCCCGGCATACAGACAAACTTGTGTCTTAGCTGTCTCGTCATTTCTCCAGACTCAGGAGCTTCCTCTTGCTGTGCCTGACACGTTTATTTACTATGGAACTATTTGCAGACACTCTGTGCTGCGTCGGGTGTGAGTGATAGAGAGGCTGAGACAATCCAGACAAAGGGGAGTGGGGTGCACGGAACAAACAGGCCCCATCCTGCAAGGCCATGCATTAAGAGTCCTGACAGGGAGTCATGAGGAGAGCTATAAAATATTGACATTGAGCTTGGCATTGGGCCTCTCTTTGCTGGTCTCTGGAGCTCCAGTGTCTGCTCTGTGTTTCCTGTGAAAGCCatcttccttccctgctccccgCCCTCGGCTGCCCGAGAAGAGCAGGCATCCGGGGGCCTGAAGTAATCCTTGCAGCTGACCAAGCTTGAGCTCTCTTGGTTGGAGAGAATGTCCAAATGTCTCCATTTTACCTTAAAATTCTCTTCCCATTATAGAAGGGAAGAGTTCCAAAATTTCTTTTCGATTCTATTCTCTATAATCGCGAAAAGACTAATTTTAGCTCTTATTTTAGGTTTACTTCATGCTGCCTGTATCTAACAAGCACACACCTGAGCCAGAATAAATTTCCTGTTATTTAAAATCAACTCAAAGTGTTCCACAACTTGACCTCAAGTGAATTCCTAAGGGAGGCCCCACCAGGATGAGGTAACTGAACACATAGTCTCTAACAAAACCAAGGGGACACAGAAGCTCAAAATCAAACACATGAAAAGCAGTCTCTTCCAGGAGCACCTTGGCTGGCTGATTGACAAAAGCACCGACCATCTGCTAGTCCATCCCTCTATCCTCACCCTGCACTCCATCTTTAGCTGTGTTTTTGTGAAGTCCCCCCATCTTT is a genomic window containing:
- the LOC101980709 gene encoding radical S-adenosyl methionine domain-containing protein 2, which encodes DYLDILAISCDSFNEDINVLIGRGQGKKNHVENLQKLRKWCRDYKVAFKINSVINRFNVDEDMNEHIKALNPVRWKVFQCLLIEGENSGEAALREAERFLISNEEFEAFLERHQEVSCLVPESNQKMKDSYLILDEYVSIPHEL